A stretch of Prunus dulcis chromosome 6, ALMONDv2, whole genome shotgun sequence DNA encodes these proteins:
- the LOC117629749 gene encoding uncharacterized protein LOC117629749 → MSLPFLRSLLRALTSRWPVFLYAATWTLFLTVTVAVASFSPEIAFVTAISPSSPFSKSCAGEGFVRIPLDYPREAMCFPTNVVRRSNLDFFVPTVFAALIVAGSAFVVRSLALWEGTQRRREVDDGLMLFSRN, encoded by the coding sequence ATGTCTCTCCCGTTCCTCCGCTCACTTCTCCGAGCCCTCACGTCCAGGTGGCCGGTTTTTCTCTATGCAGCCACCTGGACTCTTTTTCTGACGGTGACAGTGGCCGTGGCTTCTTTCTCTCCTGAGATTGCGTTCGTCACGGCCATATCTCCCTCCTCGCCTTTCTCCAAGTCTTGTGCCGGAGAGGGGTTTGTTAGAATACCCTTGGATTATCCAAGAGAGGCAATGTGCTTCCCGACTAACGTGGTTCGGAGGTCCAACTTGGATTTCTTTGTGCCTACGGTGTTTGCTGCTTTGATTGTGGCGGGTTCGGCTTTTGTGGTGCGGTCCTTAGCCTTGTGGGAGGGGACACAGAGACGCAGAGAGGTTGATGATGGCTTGATGTTGTTCTCTAGAAACTAA
- the LOC117629745 gene encoding probable histone H2B.1, with protein MAPKAEKKPAEKKPAEEKKSTVAEKAPAEKKPKAGKKLPKEAGAAAGDKKKKRSKKSVETYKIYIFKVLKQVHPDIGISSKAMGIMNSFINDIFEKLAQESSRLARYNKKPTITSREIQTAVRLVLPGELAKHAVSEGTKAVTKFTSS; from the coding sequence ATGGCGCCCAAAGCCGAGAAGAAGCCCGCCGAGAAAAAGCCAGCTGAGGAGAAGAAGTCTACGGTGGCTGAGAAAGCCCCAGCTGAGAAGAAGCCCAAGGCCGGCAAGAAGCTCCCGAAGGAAGCCGGAGCTGCCGCCGgagataagaagaagaagagatcgAAGAAGAGCGTAGAGACCTACAAGATCTACATCTTCAAGGTGCTGAAGCAGGTCCACCCTGATATCGGGATCTCCAGCAAGGCCATGGGCATAATGAACAGCTTCATCAATGATATCTTCGAGAAGCTCGCTCAGGAGTCTTCCAGGCTTGCAAGGTACAACAAGAAGCCCACGATTACTTCTCGGGAGATCCAGACAGCTGTGAGACTTGTGCTTCCTGGTGAGCTCGCCAAGCACGCTGTTTCTGAGGGGACCAAGGCTGTTACCAAGTTTACTAGCTCTTGA